A single Elaeis guineensis isolate ETL-2024a chromosome 15, EG11, whole genome shotgun sequence DNA region contains:
- the LOC105033997 gene encoding uncharacterized protein, giving the protein MRGPAMWGHTVQAMPQLVLTLAICLIASVAKARVEPYFHFSPPPPYYYKSPPPPSSPPYHYKSPPPPSPSPPPPYHYKSPPPPSPSPPPPYRYYSPPPPSPSPPPPYHYKSPPPPSPSPPPPYHYKSPPPPSPSPPPPYHYKSPPPPSPSPPYHYNSPPPPSPSPPPPYHYKSPPPPSPSPPPPYHYKSPPPPSPSPPPPYAYKSPPPPSSSPPPPHHHHYKSPPPPSPYESPPPPKHSAPPPYYYLSPPPPAHY; this is encoded by the coding sequence ATGAGAGGCCCAGCTATGTGGGGTCATACGGTGCAGGCAATGCCGCAGCTAGTCCTCACCTTAGCAATTTGCTTGATTGCCTCTGTTGCAAAGGCCCGAGTCGAGCCTTACTTCCATTTTTCTCCTCCACCACCGTACTACTACAAGTCACCACCTCCGCCGTCTTCACCACCGTACCATTACAAATCCCCACCTCCACCATCGCCATCTCCACCCCCACCATACCACTATAAATCACCACCCCCACCATCACCCTCCCCTCCACCTCCCTACCGTTACTACTCTCCACCTCCTCCATCaccatcaccaccaccaccatacCATTATAAATCACCTCCTCCACCGTCGCCTTCACCACCTCCTCCTTACCACTATAAATCACCTCCACCACCATCACCTTCGCCCCCTCCTCCCTACCATTACAAGTCACCTCCACCACCATCACCATCACCTCCTTACCACTATAATTCTCCTCCACCACCATCGccgtctcctcctcctccatacCATTATAAATCCCCACCGCCTCCATCACCATCACCTCCTCCTCCTTACCACTATAAATCTCCTCCACCACCATCTCCATCACCACCTCCGCCATATGCCTACAAATCGCCGCCACCTCCCTCATCATCACCTCCTCCgcctcatcatcatcattacaagTCGCCACCTCCTCCCTCCCCATACGAGTCCCCACCACCACCCAAGCACTCAGCTCCTCCCCCGTACTACTATTTATCTCCTCCACCCCCGGCCCATTATTAA